Proteins encoded within one genomic window of Gammaproteobacteria bacterium:
- the ruvX gene encoding Holliday junction resolvase RuvX, producing the protein MADRALVFDFGTRRIGIASASRLSGTVTALATLPAHDGVPEWQAVAALIRDWQPEILVVGLPRNTDGTDSAMTQRSRAFGQWLAGRSGLQVEEIDERYTSTEAEAVLREQRRDGSRKRRVQPGDIDLMAARLMAETWLRS; encoded by the coding sequence ATGGCAGACCGCGCGCTCGTCTTCGACTTCGGCACCCGCAGGATCGGCATCGCCTCGGCCAGCCGCCTGTCCGGGACGGTGACCGCGCTGGCCACCCTGCCTGCCCACGACGGCGTGCCGGAGTGGCAGGCGGTAGCTGCCCTGATCCGCGACTGGCAGCCGGAAATCCTCGTGGTGGGACTGCCCCGCAACACGGACGGCACGGATTCGGCCATGACGCAACGCTCGCGCGCCTTCGGCCAATGGCTTGCCGGGCGCAGCGGGCTGCAGGTCGAGGAGATCGACGAGCGCTACACCTCGACCGAAGCGGAAGCGGTGCTGCGCGAACAGCGCCGTGACGGCAGCCGCAAGCGCCGGGTACAGCCCGGCGACATCGACCTCATGGCCGCAAGGCTGATGGCCGAAACCTGGCTGCGCTCCTGA
- a CDS encoding TonB family protein has product MRRPSSRPHAIALDPVGGPWSPAATRDRLSSTLFLAALLHGVIILGVTFTAATPERNPAATSLDVVIVTRDYARAAAPRNPSALLAQQNLAGRGNAPLDARLRTAVMTDTGAAAPGPDQDGEIDGSQRSGSEVPAEPRIAATPRDRPSVRPGETGSSRPALQRQLQSPASDATDILAEPDSVTRIPDANPRELLVSASTREARIASYLNSWKNKVERIGTLNFPGASELALIRSYPVLEVAISANGDLKEIVVRNSSGYPNLDQAAMQILRIAAPFEPFPKVLRDDYDVLRFAYEWHFGTDAGTGRIRAVHGG; this is encoded by the coding sequence ATGCGAAGGCCCTCGAGCAGACCGCATGCGATCGCGCTGGACCCGGTCGGCGGGCCGTGGTCGCCCGCTGCCACCCGCGACCGCCTCTCCTCGACGCTGTTCCTGGCCGCCCTGCTGCACGGCGTGATCATCCTCGGCGTGACCTTCACCGCCGCCACGCCGGAGCGCAATCCCGCCGCGACCTCCCTCGACGTCGTCATCGTCACCCGCGACTACGCCAGGGCCGCGGCGCCGCGCAACCCATCCGCGCTGCTGGCCCAGCAGAACCTCGCAGGCCGGGGCAACGCGCCTCTCGATGCGCGCCTGCGGACCGCGGTCATGACCGATACCGGCGCGGCAGCGCCAGGACCTGACCAGGACGGCGAGATCGACGGCTCGCAGCGCAGCGGCAGCGAAGTCCCTGCCGAGCCGCGCATCGCGGCCACCCCGCGCGACCGGCCGTCGGTGCGCCCGGGCGAGACCGGCAGCTCGCGCCCGGCCCTGCAGCGCCAGTTGCAGTCGCCGGCCAGCGATGCCACCGACATCCTCGCCGAGCCGGACAGCGTGACGCGGATTCCCGACGCCAATCCCCGCGAGCTGCTGGTCAGCGCCAGCACCCGCGAAGCGCGCATCGCCAGCTACCTGAACAGCTGGAAGAACAAGGTGGAGCGCATCGGCACACTGAACTTCCCCGGCGCCTCCGAGCTCGCCCTGATCCGCAGCTACCCGGTGCTCGAGGTGGCCATCTCGGCCAACGGCGATCTCAAGGAGATCGTGGTGCGCAATTCCTCGGGCTATCCCAACCTCGACCAGGCAGCCATGCAGATCCTGCGCATCGCCGCGCCCTTCGAACCGTTCCCCAAGGTGCTGCGCGACGACTACGACGTGCTGCGCTTCGCCTACGAGTGGCATTTCGGCACGGATGCCGGCACCGGGCGCATCCGCGCCGTCCACGGAGGCTGA
- a CDS encoding YqgE/AlgH family protein encodes MGGISWLTGHLLIAMPAMADPNFVRSVTYICEHNDQGALGIVINRPLELELGEVFQQLALDGAPAAVAGQPVLRGGPMQGERGFVLHEPAGKWDATVQVSGFAHLTTSQDILAALARGTGPKRAMMALGYAGWGAGQLEMELGANAWLSVPATATLLYDTPFEARWAAAAALLGINLATMSPEAGHA; translated from the coding sequence ATGGGCGGGATCAGCTGGCTCACCGGCCACCTGCTCATCGCCATGCCGGCGATGGCCGACCCGAACTTCGTGCGCAGCGTCACCTACATCTGCGAGCACAACGACCAGGGTGCGCTCGGCATCGTCATCAACCGGCCGCTCGAGCTGGAGCTGGGGGAAGTCTTCCAGCAGCTCGCCCTGGACGGTGCGCCGGCGGCCGTGGCCGGCCAGCCGGTGCTGCGCGGTGGCCCGATGCAGGGCGAGCGCGGTTTCGTCCTGCACGAGCCGGCCGGGAAGTGGGACGCCACAGTGCAGGTGAGCGGGTTTGCCCACCTGACGACATCACAGGACATCCTCGCGGCCCTGGCCCGTGGCACCGGCCCGAAGCGGGCCATGATGGCGCTCGGCTACGCCGGCTGGGGAGCCGGGCAGCTCGAGATGGAGCTCGGCGCCAATGCCTGGCTGAGCGTGCCTGCCACCGCCACGCTGCTCTACGACACGCCCTTCGAGGCGCGCTGGGCGGCTGCTGCCGCCCTGCTCGGCATCAACCTCGCGACCATGAGCCCCGAGGCCGGCCACGCCTGA
- a CDS encoding dihydroorotate dehydrogenase electron transfer subunit, with product MDRPHRNTIFLEEARVLALQAFPAQQFVLRLEAPQCAARAMPGAFVHLQCAADIPMRRPLSIRRSDPQAGWIEILFKVVGPGLQALAAAEPGDRISTLGPIGQGFAPDRQRPLALLVGGGVGIPPLEFLAIRLAAGSGPAWRPVAFFGSEVPFPFKAGHATTPLHGLDHRIDACQPDLEALGVPSRLASLAGFAGCYPGYVTALAGEWLASLHDDDHDRVALYACGPQPMLRAVAGLARDFGLPAQLCLEEYMACGVGGCAGCAVPVQTDTGPAMKRVCVDGPVFEACAVYPELFRGG from the coding sequence ATGGACCGCCCGCACCGCAACACGATCTTCCTGGAGGAAGCGCGCGTCCTCGCGCTGCAGGCCTTCCCGGCGCAGCAGTTCGTCCTGCGGCTGGAGGCCCCGCAGTGCGCGGCACGCGCCATGCCCGGCGCCTTCGTCCACCTGCAATGTGCCGCCGACATCCCCATGCGCCGGCCGCTGTCGATCCGGCGCAGCGATCCGCAGGCGGGCTGGATCGAGATCCTGTTCAAGGTCGTCGGCCCGGGCCTGCAGGCGCTCGCCGCCGCCGAACCCGGGGATCGCATCAGCACGCTCGGCCCCATCGGCCAGGGCTTTGCCCCGGATCGCCAGCGGCCGCTGGCGCTGCTGGTGGGTGGCGGCGTCGGCATACCGCCCCTGGAATTCCTGGCGATACGCCTCGCGGCCGGCTCCGGGCCGGCCTGGCGGCCGGTGGCCTTCTTCGGCTCCGAGGTGCCGTTCCCGTTCAAGGCCGGGCATGCGACCACGCCACTGCATGGCCTCGACCATCGTATCGACGCCTGCCAGCCCGATCTCGAAGCCCTCGGCGTGCCGTCACGCCTGGCCTCGCTGGCGGGATTCGCTGGCTGCTACCCGGGCTACGTCACGGCGCTGGCGGGTGAATGGCTTGCCAGCCTGCACGACGATGACCACGATCGCGTGGCGCTGTACGCCTGCGGGCCACAGCCGATGCTGCGGGCGGTGGCTGGCCTCGCCCGCGACTTCGGCCTGCCGGCCCAGCTCTGCCTGGAGGAGTACATGGCCTGCGGCGTCGGCGGCTGCGCCGGCTGCGCCGTGCCGGTGCAGACCGACACCGGGCCCGCGATGAAGCGGGTGTGCGTCGATGGTCCGGTTTTCGAGGCCTGCGCCGTCTACCCGGAACTGTTCCGCGGCGGTTGA